In Spirosoma pollinicola, the genomic window TTGGCGAGATGACCTATGCACATTGCGGCTACCAGCACGACCTACGCAATATCAAATTCAACGACGGTAAATCCATTAGTGGCGTTGGTGCCGAATTTGGCGAAAAGGGCTATTCAGAAGCGCACTGGCGAACTCAGCACTCCGTAGACCGCAATGGAGATCTATACCCAACACATGGGCTTGGCCCCGTTGCGCACTGGCTCGATATTAACCGGGGCAACCGCTTTACTCACCTCACGTCAACAGCTACCAAAAGTCGTGGACTACACAAATATGTAGTCGATAAAGGAGGGCCAAATCACCCGAATGCAAAAGTCAATTTCAAACTCGGCGATGTGGTGACGACGGTAATCCAGTGCGCTAATGGCGAAAACATTGTCATTATCCACGATACGAATTCACCCCGCCCCTACTCGCTTGGATTTAGGGCGCAAGGCACCAACGGCATCTGGATGGACGACAACGATATGATTTACCTCGAAGGCGTTTCGCCCAAACCACATAGCTGGGAGCCTTTTGCGGCCTATCAGGAAAAGTACGACCACCCCCTCTGGAAACGCCACGCCCAAACAGCCGAAAACGCAGGCCACGGCGGCATTGACTTCTTCGTTCTGCGGGCCTTCATCGAATCGATAAAAGCCAAAGGCCCTGTTCCCATCGACGTGTATGACGCAGCCGTTTGGAGTGCCATCAGTCCATTATCGGAGCAGAGTATTGCCGGTGGCAGCAAGCCGATGGAAATTCCTGATTTCACACGGGGAAAGTGGAAAACCAATAAGCCAATTTTTGGACTGACAGATAATTATTAAGAAGGTATTTTCTCACCCATATACACGTATACCGGTGAGAAAACCCATTCTAACCCTTGAATTAAAAACAGATAATTGCTGAGAAGTCAATTACTATTTTTAATTTGTAAAAATTTTTAAAATCCTTTACCCCTTCACCTGCTCTTAACTCACGAATCAGCCAATGACACCTACTGCTCCGCCTAAAACCCAAAATTACACGGGCCCTTTGCTTATTATCGGCGCCCTATTCTTTGTTTTCGGCTTCGTTACGTGGGTCAATAGTGTGTTGATTGCGTTTTTTAAACAAGCCTTCAATCTTAGCACGGTTGGTTCCAACCTGGTAGCATTCGCGTTTTTCATTTCCTATACGCTGATGGCTATTCCATCCTCGGCCCTTTTGAAGCGGACGGGTTTTAAAAACGGAATGTCAATGGGTTTGCTGGTCATGGCAGTGGGTACCATTGTTTTTGTACCCGCAGCCAAAGCCGTTTCGTACCCCCTGTTTCTAGTTGGTTTATTCCTGATCGGTATTGGCCTGACGGTCCTGCAAACAGCGTCGAATCCGTATGCTACGATTCTTGGTCCCCGCGAAAGTGCTGCCCAGCGTATTAGCTTCATGGGCGTTGCCAATAAGCTGGCCGGTATATTCAGTCAGTTTATTTTTGGCGGCTTACTACTAACGGGCGGTAATGCCCTGGCCGGAGCGGCATCGCTTGAAAAAGTGGTGACGCCCTACATAATTCTAACGGGTGTGCTGGTCGTACTGGCCATTCTTATTCGCTATTCAAACCTCCCCGAAGTATCGGAAGAACAAGACGATGCGCCCGCCGAGTTGACGATGCGAACCAGTATCTGGCAGTTCCCAAGTCTTGTTTTGGGTGTTCTTGCCTTGTTTTGTTATGTTGGGGCCGAAGTTATTGCGGGCGATACGATTATTAACTACGGCAAGGCTATGGGCTTCTCGAATGACGAAGCTAAATACTTTACGACCTACACGCTTTATGGGCTACTGGGCGGCTATATCCTTGGCATTATAGCCATTCCCAAATACATCTCGCAGCAAATGGCCTTGCGCGTTGGGGCCATTCTGGCGTTGATTCTGACCACAGCCGCTATCCTAACCGATGGCTTTACCTCTATTCTTTGCGTCGCTCTGCTTGGATTTGCCATCTCTCCAATGTGGCCCGCCGTTTGGCCACTGGCGCTGAACCGGCTTGGAAAATTCACGAAATTAGGTTCAGCACTATTGATAATGGGCATTTCGGGCGGGGCTTTGTTGCCGCTACTTCATGGCTATTTAACAGATGCTGTTAGCCCAAAAATGGCCTACGCCCTACTTTTACCCCTATTTGGCTATATTCTCTACTATGCCGTTTCGGGACACAAGAAGACGAACTGGTAATTAATTTCTAACCGCAAAGGGCGCTAAGGGTTTCGTCAGGACCGCACTATATTTACTTAGCGCCCTTTGCGAAACCCTTAGCGCCCTTTGCGTTTCATGATAGCCTCTACACCCGGCCGTATTTGCCTTTTTGGCGAACATCAGGATTACTTAGGTTTGCCCGTTATTGCGGCTGCCATTTCGCGCCGGATTCAGGTGGCGGCTCATCAGTCGGATAATCGTGGGTTTCGGCTCAATCTGCCCGATATAAACGGCTCGGTCGATATTCCGTTCGATGGACAACCGCTGCCCTATCCGCAGATTCGGGATTACTTCCGGTCAGCGGTCAATGTTCTGCTGCGGGAAGGGTTTACGTTCGGGAAAGGCATCGACGGCGAGGTACATGGCAATATCCCGATCAACTCGGGCACATCGAGTTCATCGGCCCTACTTGTTACCTGGCTTACCGTGCTCACGCAACTCGCCGATAATCCGCGCACACTCCCTGCCGAACAGATTGCAGAGCTGGCCTATGTGGCAGAGGTACTGGAATTTGGCGAACCCGGCGGCATGATGGACCATTACTCAACGGCTGTTGGCAATGTCATTTATTTAGAATCACAGCCAAAAATCCGGTTAGAGAAGCTCAGCCCCCCTTTAAGCACATTTGTTCTTGGCGATTCGCAGGAGCCGAAAGATACCATCGGCATTTTGCAGCGGGTTAAGTTTGGTATGCTGGCGATTATCAAGAACCTGAAAACGATCAATCCAGGCTTTTCGCTGGAAACCTCCGATAGTACCGAGGTTGCTGAGTTCAAGGACTTTCTGACCAAAGACGAATACATTCTCCTCAAAGGCAATGTATCGAACCGTGATATTCTGCGCGATGCGCTACGTCTATTACACTCGTCAGATGGCTCAGTAGCGCATTTCGATCACGTCCGTTTTGGCCAACTCCTGAACGACCATCAGGCGAACCTGCGAGATGCCCAACGTATTTCGACGCCTAAAATAAACCGAATGCTCGACGCTGCCCTTGCAGCCGGTGCCCTTGGTGGCAAAATTAACGGCTCAGGTGGCGGAGGCTGTATGTTTGCGTACGCACCCGAACAACCCGAAGCAGTTGCCGAAGCCATCGAACGTGAAGGTGGGAAAGCCTTTATTATTAATGTTGCTGAGGGGACCACGATCTCAACCAAGTAATGTTACTAATGGCCACATCGGGCTAAAATTCACTCAACTATTCACATTTATAAAAAGATTTCAACCACAGAGGCACGAAGTACACAGAGATCTAAAAGGGCACATTCTTCCCCAATGAACCTCTGTGTGCTTCGTGCCTCTGTGGTTGAAATCTTTTTGTGATTAACTAGTATAGTCTCGTAAACCTTGCTAACCAACCCGACGGGCGGCACTACACTAACGAACATTAGCGGCTCGTTGGGCTGGGAACCAGGAGGTTAGAATGGTCATCACGATCGTGAGAGCGCCTGTTAAGAGAATATCGCTGGTATCAAGCCGCACAGGGTAGGCATCAATGATAGAACTCACCATACCCATCCGGACAAAGCCGTAACTTTCCTGCGCCAGGCAAAGACCAACGCCCAGAATCAACCCGGAAATAGCCCCGGTTAAAGCAATGATGGCCCCCTCGGTCAGGAAAATCCGGCGAACCATTTGCCTTGTTGCGCCCAGCGCATACATGATTCGGATATCTGCCTTTTTCTCAATGACCAGCATCGACAGAGAAAAGAAAATATTGATCGACGCCACCAGAATGATAAATGACAACGTAAGGGCAACAAATAACTTCTCCACACGAATAGCCCGGTACAAATCGAGGTTTAAATCATCCCGGCTCTGAACAATTAAATTCTCACCAACAACATCCTGCAACGCCTGTTTTGCTTTGTCTTCGTTAGTGCCGGGCCGAAGCTGGATTTCGATACTGGTCACTTCATTGGGCTTATAGTCAAACAACGCCCGGGCCGAACTGATAGGCGCCAACACGAAGTTGTCATACTTCGACTCAATGAAAAAAACACCCGAAACCGTAAAGGCTTCGCGGTTGAACGCATCCTGATTAAGCACATTGAACGACTGCCCGCTTTGCGGATATAGAATCTCCAGGGGCGTCAGAATATCGACCGGCGAAACAGAGAGGTCACTTCGCACACCATCGGCCACGATAGCATAGTTCACCCCATCCCGACGTAACAATAGCTTCCCTTCGAGCATGGCGGAGTCAAGTTGCTGCCGCTGAACGTAGTTATCATCTACGCCCTTCAGGCGCACAACCGTCTGTGCATTTTTGTAACGCGCTAGGGCATTATCCTGCGCAATGGCGGTCAACAGGCTTACACCCGGCGTTTGACGTAATTTTGCCAACAAATCCGGTGAAGCCAAAAACCGTTTTCCCTGTTTGGGGGCAACGGTCATGTCGGCTTCAAATGTCTTAAATATTTGCCGGTTCAGTTCTTCCATCCCGTTAAACACCGACAGCACCACCACGAGCGCCATTGTGCCAACGCCTACTCCGAGCATCGACAAAATAGACAACCAGCTTATGAAACTGCGTTTCTTACGGGAGAAAAAGTACCGACGGGCAATCCAGACGGGGAGGTTCATGCACTATTTTTGAATGAGTGAATGAGTAAATAAGCGAATGACTGAACACACTATAGCTATTTAATCATTCGCTCATTTACTCATTCAAAATTTACTCACTATCCTCATCCTCCTCCACCGGGGCGGGGGGAATATCGATACTGGAGAAAAGTTTATCCATTTTGTCGGCGTAGTCGGCGGTGTCGTCCAAAAAGAAATGCAGTTCGGGAACGATACGTAATTGGTGCCGCACCCGGTCGCCGAGGTGCTGCCGAAGCACTTTACCCTTTTCCTGAATCGTTTCCAGCAAAAGGTGTTTATTTTTAGTAGCCAAAAAACTCAGGTATACCCGTGCTACGCTCAAATCGGGCGATATGCGCACACTTGTGACTGTGATAAAGGCACCATTGAACAAATGGGGCACATCACGCTGAAAGATTTCACTTAAATCTTTCTGTAACTGCCGGGATACTTTTTGCTGTCGTTTCGATTCCATACTATCGGTACTTGGGTACTCACTGAACGGCCTGAACTGACGAATGGTTTACATTCATCCAGACCTCTATTCTGCAAATATCCGCCCATTTTTCCGTTCTGCCGAAATTGACTGTAATTTTACCACGAACAGTTGATAATAAATGGCCTGTTTGCCAGTGTCTTTGTCCAATCAACTGCCTCTGTATATACTAACTGTTACTATTTTCGCTACCCTTTGCTACGTTTCTTTCAATCTTATTTCCCCTACCAATACATCAGTCTGCTGGGTTTGTTGCTGCTTATCCGGTTGCCGCTCCTGCTGCATCCGTTGCCGCTTCTAATTCCCGAACTGAACTGGATGCTTGTTGGCGAACAGATGAGTCAGGGTAATTTGCTTTACCGCGACATCTGGGATAGCGTTAGTCCATTGTCTGCGCTGGTTTACTGGGGTATAGACAGTCTGTTTGGTCGGTCTTCACTGGTACTTCACGGCGCGGCAACACTGGTATCTATATTCCAGATCGTCTATTTTAACTACCTGACAAATAATCGGGATGTATATCCGGACAGATCGTTCTGGCCCGGCCTGATTTATATGCTGTTTATGCATCTCTCGTTCGACTGCCTGACGCTCTCGCCAGTGCTTATGTCAACGAGTTTTTTACTTCTGGCCTTTGGTACGCTCATTAAGCAGATGGATCGACGAGGTGCTACCGATGAGGTGTTTGAAGTGGGTTTCTATATTGGCATTGCGGCTCTCTTTTATCTGCCTTCGGCCTTGTTTCTTCTTTGGGCCATCATGTCGCTGCTGTTTTATACGGGCGCTACCTTTCGGCAATATTCACTATCACTATTCGGTTTTCTGTTTCCTTTTGCGGCTACGGTGTTGTTTTATTACCTCTGGGATAGTCTCGACGATTTCAACCGTAACCTCTTATCGTCCGTGTTTCGGGTTCGGCAATATTCGCTGTCCGATTTCCAGTCGCTGGCAGCTTCGCTCTTTATCCCGTTGGGATTGGGCGTATTAGGTTTTTTGAGCCTGTTCAACCGACCGGGGCGGTACGTTAACTTTCAACAGCGGGTACAGCAAATTATGGCCATCTGGTTTCTGATCGCCGTATTGACAATTGCACTGATGCCGTTTCTGGCTCCAATGGTGTTTCTAACGTTTGTGCCGCCAATGGCCTATTTTGCCTATTACTATTTTGAGAATATCCGCAAAGCCTGGTTAGCCGAAATCACATTCACGATTGCCTTTTCGCTGATGCTTTTGCTGTTTTATCAAGGCGCATTGGGCCTGATTCCGGGGGCGGGTCTGGGTCGATTAAGTAGTTTGCAAGTGCGAAAATCACCGTTACCCAATGATATTAAAAATCAGCGAGTACTCATCATTGGCGAAGACCTGAGTGCGTATCGACAGAATCAACTGGCAACGCCTTATCTAAACTGGGACCTGGCTAAGTATGATCTCAAGAACCTGGATAATTACGAATCGGTCATCAACGTGTTCGACCATTTTCGACAAGATCCACCCGACTATATTATAGATCGGGAAAATGTTGTCGAGAAACTCTTTCAACGCGCCCCCGCACTGGCTCTTCGCTACGAAAAAACAGCTACGCCGGGCGTTTACAAACGAAAATAAGTATGGTTTACGGTTAAAGGTTTTACGGTTTTTCGACAACTTTGTAACTCCCCACAGTACGCCGTAAACCATAAACCGTAAACCATATCTGCATGGCTTCCTCTTTTACCAACAAGCGTACAAACCTGTATATTTTTCTGAGTGCGGTATTCCTGACCAATGCGCTCATTGCCGAAATCATAGGTGTCAAAATCTTTTCGGTCGAAACATTACTTGGCACAAAACCGGCTCAGATTCATGTCTTCAGCGATTTCATTCTGGACTTTAACCTCACGGCGGGGGCGGTCATCTGGCCGTTTGTGTTTATCACGTCCGATATTATCAACGAATACTTTGGCAAGTCGGGCGTTCGGCGGATTTCATTTCTGACGGCCGGATTTGTTGGTTTTAGCTTCCTGGTCATCTTTGCGGTTACGTCGCTGCCTCCGGCACAGTTCTGGCTCGATGTTAATGCCAAAGACTCGGCTGGCAATCCAATCAACATCAATAATGCGTTTCAGATGATCTTTCGGCAGGGTCTGGGCATCATTATCGGCTCATTAACAGCCTTCCTGATCGGGCAGATTCTGGACGTATATGTCTTTCATTCGCTCCGGAAAATTACGGGCAGCCGACAAATCTGGCTTCGTGCTACTGGCTCAACATTGGTTTCGCAGTTAGTCGATTCCTTTGTCGTGTTGGGTATTGCCTTCTATATTTTCGGAAACTGGTCGCTCTCGCAGGTGCTGGCAGTAGGCATTATCAATTACATCTATAAAGCGACTTCGGCTATTATTCTGACACCGGTACTGTATATAGCACACTATTTTATTGACCGATATTTAGGCAAAGAACACGCAGAAGAACTGGCTAACGAGTCGGCGATGAGTTCATTTATGTAGCGACTAATACCGTCCACCAATTCTCCGCCGGTTCAAAACAGAGTTCCCGTCAACCAGCGGGAGTTGGTAAGGCCGCTGGGTAAGGCCGGTCGTATCGGTCAATGAGCGCAGGAAAGCAACCAGCGCCGTTTGCTCAACGCCTGTCAACTTGAGTGGCGTTTCGTTCAGCGTCTGCCCATCAAGTTGAATACCAATTCCCCGCCCCCCACCCCGATTATAAAAATCAACCACCTGCTCCAGCGTCTTATACACGCCATTATGCATGTATGGGGCCGTTAAGGCCACATTTCGAACAGTGGGCGTTTTGAACGCAAACCGATGACGGTCTTTCTGATAAGTATCGAACTTGCCAGGATCCGTGTCGATCTGGGCGTTTCGTATTTTCCGACGACGGGGTACGCCAATAATTTCGCTCTCTGTTTTTTCGTAATGGGGCGGAACGAAACCATTGTAAATCGGGAAGAAGTGACAGGTGGCACAGCGTGCTTTTCCTAAAAATAGATTTAAACCAAGTTTTTCATCGGTAGAAAAGGCCACTGCCTCGCCACGCAGGTAGCGATCCGGGCGGGCGTTCAAACACGTAAGACTTCGAATGTAACAGGCTAGTGAGTTCCGTATGTTTGGCGCAGTCAGGCCAGCCGGAAAAGCGTCAGCAAACCGTTTTCTATAGTCTGCGCTTGTCATCAGTTTCTGCACAATGTCTTCTGGCGACGTCTTCATTTCGTGCGCATTCGTCAGTACGTCGTGCGCCTGGTCTTCCAGATAAAACGCCCTTGAGTCATAGAATTGAGCATTTTGCAAGCCCGCATTTAGCAAAGTAGGTGCATTTCGAAGTACCCGCTTCCGACCACTGAACGAATGACTCTTGGTAAACCCATCCGTAAAGGCCTGCTCTGGCCGATGGCACGAGGCACAGGATCGGGCATTATTACCCGATAATAAAGGGTCGAAGAACAGAATTTTCCCAAGGGCTACCTTTTGCGGTGTACTGACAAACGCGCCGAAGTTGATCAGGTAGTCAGCCCTAAAAGCCCCTGAGTCAGACAGCGTCGCGACCATTGGCGACAGAAATCGCCTTGTCGTAGCCAACGGAATAGTAAGTGATTTACGTGCTTGTTGTAAAGCCCGGCTGAGTGGATAAAGTTGCTCCCGTATAAACGAAACCCGGTCGAAATCAGCAAAATCAGACGCCGTTTCCAATACCCGAATCGCGTCCGTCCAGTGTTGTGACAGTTCGGTAGCCATCGGCTTTGAGAGCCGCGCGGCATAAGGTCGAAATACGTCGCGCAGAGTACGCAGGCTTAAAGCCGCTTCTGACAAACCTGTTCTGGTTTCGGGCGCATCGTAGCCTGTAATGCCGGCTGTGAGTAGTCGAAACAACTGCTGGCGCATAGCCTCCAGCACATCCGTATCCGTGATTTTATCGGCGGGAATTCCTTGTTCCAGACGAGCCGCATAGGTAAGCGACGCGGTCAACTCTCGGGTGATATCGGCTTTACGGTCAGCGTTATACACCGGGAACAAGTACGGTTCCAGAACTTGTAGTCCAGTGGGTAAAATTGGGGTTTGTCCCGGTTCTGTTCCCTCCACCTCTATCACTGGCGGACCGTTGATATGACTTGCCAGAAAAGGCTGATAGTATTCCAGCAACCATTCGATTCGCTTGTAAGCCAGCCGACTACGGATGAAAGCCGCCCGGAGCGAATCAGCGGGCAAATCAGTGGCTACATAGTCGGCGAGTTGCTGTACTTGCTGGTGAAATTTGCTGTTATCGGCCAGAAACTGATCGTAAACCGGTGGGCCAACAGGTTCTGCTTCTTTGGCTAGAAAAGCAGGAATCGTTAGCGCCAACAAAAACAAACCGATTAGCCGATACATAAGTAAAAGAATGTAGAATTAACAATGAATAATGTAGAATGAGTAATGACTGCGTTACACGCCATTCTACATTATTCATTGTCCATTTTTACCCGCTGCCAGTTATCCAGCAACACCGCCGTAGCAATGCCTACATTCAGCGATTCGGCATCACCGTAACGCGGAATCGTGACCCGTTGCGTAACAAACGTACCGACTTCGGGGCGGATACCGTTCGATTCATTCCCCATTACCAGATAGCCGGAAGTCCCAAAGGCAAGCGAATGCACATCGGCACCATCCAGAAAAGCGCCATATACCGCACTCGTCGACTGGGCCAGGACTTTTGTAATGTCGCCATACCACCAGCTCACCCGCGTAAACGAACCTTTACTGGCCGAAATAACTTTCGGATTGTACACATCGGCGGTGGTTTCGGAGCATAAAATCTTACGAACGCCGTACCAGTCGGCAATACGAAGAATGGTACCGAGATTACCTGGATCACGGATATCATCTAAAATCAACGCAATCTCATTAGGTCCGGCCAATAGAGGACGGTTCTCTTTCGTTCTGACCACAGCGAGAGCCGCGTTGTTACTTTCCAGCGTGCCAGCCCGTTCCAGATCGGCCACAGACGCGATTTCGACCGGCGTTCGTTGGTTGTCTGTAAGGTGAGCGTTTTCTTTGTAGAATGATTCAGTTGCAACAACCAGTTCCGTCTGAAAGTCGGACTGTAAAACCTCCTGCACGCTCTTGGCCCCTTCGACCAGAAAGGCACCATGTTGCTGACGGAATTTTTTCTGATGCAGCGACTGAATATATTTAAGTTGATTTTTAGAAAGCATGATTTATAAAATGAATAATGTACAATGGATAATGACTAATGTAAGACGCAGCCATAGCCTCCTTCGTTATTCATTGTACATTATTCATTGTACACTGGTTATCTCCCTATCGGGCTGTTTGAGTTCCAAGCAGTTACGGGAAAATGGATATATTCTCACTGCTCAGACGGTAAAGGGCAACCGTGCCATATCAGACGACAACCTGTTGAGTCTGATTCCGCAAAAGCCAAACCGGCGGCTCCTGGGCTTGCCCATTACAACGCAACTTTGGTTTTATCAACTCGGCCTGCGCCGATATGACCGTGAAGCAGCTCTGCGCGAGTTTCAGGCCAAAACTAACGAATTTGAACAGCAAAGCCAGCTGGTAGCCAATCAGCCAAAAGAACTTAAAAAGCTAAACAGTCGGTATGGTCGTCAGTTAAAACATCTTCGACAAAAAGCTGAGGAAGGCAACTGGGTTATGCGCAACCTGGGCGAACCTCCTTCTTACTTCTCCGAAAAAGATGCACAAGCCAATGTAGCCAAAATGCAGAAGTACCTATCGGACAAGGGTTTCTTCAATGCAAAAACGGCCTATGAACTCGACACCCTTCGTCGAAGCCAGATCAGGGTCAATTATCTGGTTGCCGAAAATGAAGGCTTTTACCTGCGAAATATTCTTTATGAAATTGCTGATCCCCGCGTCGACTCCATCGTTCGAAAATCCTTTGACAAATCGAAGCTTCAGGTAGGTGACCGGTTCGATTTCGACAATATGTCAGGCGAGCGTCTGCGCATTGAGACCATATTACGTGACCAGGGGTATTACACATTTTCCCGGCAGTACATCCGGGCCACGGATGTCGATACGATTCGTCGTGGGAATGACCGCCGTTTTCGCGATGGTCTCGAACCTGGCGACTCCTCCCGGCGAAATGTGGATGTTAAGCTCCAGATCGTAAACCCACCGGGTCAATCTGCCCATCCAATCTACCACGTTGGCGATGTAGAAATGCAGATTACCGCTGCCGAAGAGACTGCTGCCGTAGACCCGCTCACCGTAAATCCATCGGCAACAGCCAGACCCACCTTTGATACCTTGAGTCGCAATGGTGTAACCTATCTACTCGGTGGGCGCGATATTTCGGTACGGCTGCTGGATTCAAAGATCCTTTTGCGGCCAAACCAACTCTACAGCCAAAGTGATTATCGCGATACACAGCGACAGCTTTTTCTGTTAAATCAGTTTAAGTTCGTCAATCTTAATTTCGTTGATACAACCAATCGTCGGTTACGTACCCTTATTACGGCCACGCCCTTAGATAAATACGAAACCACTGCCGAGGGCGGAGTCACTGGTCTTTTGTATCAAGGCAAGCCATTCCCCGGTGGCTTTGGTAGTTTGATCTTTCGCGTGCGAAATCTATTTGGTGGCCTGGAAACCTTCGAAACCACCCTTCGTTATGGTCTGGAAGCGCAAACCGGTTTTGTTTCCGACCCAAACAATCCTAAAAACG contains:
- the tamL gene encoding translocation and assembly module lipoprotein TamL, whose product is MTNVRRSHSLLRYSLYIIHCTLVISLSGCLSSKQLRENGYILTAQTVKGNRAISDDNLLSLIPQKPNRRLLGLPITTQLWFYQLGLRRYDREAALREFQAKTNEFEQQSQLVANQPKELKKLNSRYGRQLKHLRQKAEEGNWVMRNLGEPPSYFSEKDAQANVAKMQKYLSDKGFFNAKTAYELDTLRRSQIRVNYLVAENEGFYLRNILYEIADPRVDSIVRKSFDKSKLQVGDRFDFDNMSGERLRIETILRDQGYYTFSRQYIRATDVDTIRRGNDRRFRDGLEPGDSSRRNVDVKLQIVNPPGQSAHPIYHVGDVEMQITAAEETAAVDPLTVNPSATARPTFDTLSRNGVTYLLGGRDISVRLLDSKILLRPNQLYSQSDYRDTQRQLFLLNQFKFVNLNFVDTTNRRLRTLITATPLDKYETTAEGGVTGLLYQGKPFPGGFGSLIFRVRNLFGGLETFETTLRYGLEAQTGFVSDPNNPKNAVYTSQELGVSSSLTFPQLLFPGRFRFRFNRFAPRTQISLSYNNTFRPDFRRSLLRATMSYNWQTTPTKQFSFLIADINLINTGDGAESVISQAFKQQLNSLKAQGSTVYLSFRRSLSSSFSFAYTYNTNVPGQNRRANFLRTVVESGGTTLNFVSDKTVSRWSDTIGGTGLQFYKFLRGNFDYRHYIPIRSRTTLAFRINTGVAYGYGPDGGPVPYEKFFFAGGSNSIRAWLPRRLGPGSAFPYQTDPATPAFTSTKQFIYLFEQPGNVLLEGSAELRGRLFHLGADINGAIFVDAGNVWTLTDNISRPGSIFRFNSFIPQIAVGTGVGLRIDFSFFVIRFDGGIKVWDPARLYPDKDNVIQDERFILPQFSLKQLTKGPNPLVINFGIGYPF